The Mycolicibacterium hassiacum DSM 44199 genome includes a window with the following:
- a CDS encoding TetR/AcrR family transcriptional regulator: protein MTASLPTLSTLLRIGETDTPTDTRIMDAARELFIECGTNFTIDDLVARSGISRATVFRRFGTKESVIQRTFQREIRDGIVQIVTAAAERPTATERAVELITSLLLVAVRHPILRHLAGTTPPSLSLLGASGDPSPLTMVGQIMNDALLLASAEVGRPLPLPVDQTVDILIHTIAGYTYFPYGTLADTDEEHLRAAIERFVRRLLPDVDPSRS, encoded by the coding sequence GTGACCGCGAGTCTCCCAACACTTTCAACGCTTCTGCGTATAGGTGAGACGGACACTCCGACCGACACCCGCATCATGGATGCGGCCCGCGAGTTGTTCATCGAGTGCGGCACGAACTTTACCATCGACGATCTCGTCGCACGTTCCGGGATCTCCCGCGCGACCGTGTTCCGCCGGTTCGGCACGAAAGAGTCGGTGATCCAGCGAACGTTCCAGCGCGAGATCCGCGACGGCATCGTCCAGATCGTCACCGCGGCGGCGGAACGCCCGACCGCGACCGAGCGCGCCGTCGAGTTGATCACCTCGCTACTGCTGGTCGCCGTCCGCCATCCGATCCTTCGCCACCTCGCCGGGACGACGCCCCCGTCGCTGTCGCTGCTCGGCGCGAGCGGCGACCCGTCGCCGCTGACGATGGTGGGCCAGATCATGAACGACGCGCTGCTGCTCGCAAGCGCGGAGGTGGGCAGGCCGCTGCCGCTGCCCGTGGACCAGACCGTCGACATCCTGATCCACACGATCGCCGGCTACACGTACTTCCCGTACGGAACGCTCGCCGACACCGACGAAGAACACCTGCGCGCCGCGATCGAGCGCTTCGTCCGACGCCTCCTCCC
- the lysE gene encoding L-lysine exporter: MHSPVVFGFLTCLALIVAIGAQNAFVLRQGLRGEHVAAVVAVCTVSDMVLIAAGIAGVGALITAHPKALTLIRFTGAAFLIGYGLLAARRAWRPGGSLTPREQGPARLLEVLVTCLALTWLNPHVYLDTVVLLGALANEHRDGRWLFGVGAVTASAIWFVSLGFGAQRLARWFATPTTWRVLDGLIAATMIGLGALLALRPIG; encoded by the coding sequence GTGCACTCCCCGGTGGTATTCGGTTTCCTCACCTGCCTGGCGCTGATCGTCGCGATCGGCGCCCAGAACGCCTTCGTGCTGCGCCAGGGCCTGCGCGGCGAGCACGTGGCGGCGGTGGTCGCGGTGTGCACGGTCTCGGACATGGTGCTGATCGCAGCCGGCATCGCCGGCGTCGGTGCGCTCATCACCGCCCACCCCAAGGCACTCACCCTGATCCGGTTCACCGGTGCGGCGTTCCTCATCGGCTACGGGCTGCTCGCCGCGCGGCGGGCCTGGCGGCCGGGGGGCAGCCTCACCCCGCGCGAGCAGGGCCCGGCCCGCCTGCTGGAGGTGCTGGTCACCTGCCTGGCGCTGACCTGGCTGAACCCGCACGTCTATCTGGACACCGTGGTGCTGCTCGGGGCGCTGGCCAACGAACACCGCGACGGGCGCTGGCTGTTCGGCGTCGGCGCCGTCACCGCCAGCGCGATCTGGTTCGTCAGCCTCGGCTTCGGCGCCCAGCGGCTCGCCCGCTGGTTCGCCACCCCCACGACCTGGCGGGTGCTCGACGGGCTAATCGCGGCCACGATGATCGGCCTCGGCGCGCTACTGGCGCTGCGGCCGATCGGCTGA